The genome window ACATATATGTTACGAATACGCCTTGGGAAGTGGTTCCGATGGAACAAATCCATGATTTTTACTCCCTCCGCTGGCAGATCGAAATCATATTTAAAACGTGGAAATCTCTATTTCAAATTCATCATTGGCAAACTATCAAACAAGAGCGATTAGAATGCCATGTGTATGGAAAACTCATTGCCATTTTTATATGTTCTTCCACGATGTTTAAGATGCGCCAACTTCTGTTGCAAAAGCACAAAAG of Arcobacter sp. F2176 contains these proteins:
- a CDS encoding transposase, with protein sequence IYVTNTPWEVVPMEQIHDFYSLRWQIEIIFKTWKSLFQIHHWQTIKQERLECHVYGKLIAIFICSSTMFKMRQLLLQKHKRELSEYKAIGMIQDHLSLLYQAIQRNTQDLTKILIRLFDLLQKNGRKSHRYEKKTIFDIMGVVYEYNGFGKQKKAA